In one window of Juglans regia cultivar Chandler chromosome 3, Walnut 2.0, whole genome shotgun sequence DNA:
- the LOC109011890 gene encoding protein WVD2-like 4 isoform X2, which yields MESENGVTVKDESSIIERKYVEESVVDLKREVEDGGNGEVPTMSGKPDPATKIKSLKSSGVVVKASAMVPASKTSKSIKEPGNLHGGSPKNNRLGKDKPNPIATTTFSRSQRSILTQSLSFPSRGVRSDVMNKSIEVYPVKRDQAKHAQRQGTKSQASSGTVTNTMSGAPSRRTSLASMPTIRRTVPGKYASLNATINCPPAEESLSVNPNLNPIKAALLVKEDDEARSTTSSATPRGTPCDRRSSGSGFSFKLDERAEKRREFFSKLEEKIQAKEVERTNLQAKSKENQEAEIKQLRKSLTFKATPMPSFYKEPPPRAELKKIPTTRAISPKLGRQKGSVTVTNNSSEGDGPGLSPRLNPSPKLKKNKNSVTANNSSEVSASCRGPHLNREHSNSNKGLQAESDKNVVASKKTIRKSQTRLQTQESAVTKTERKPAKSKTEDPGEETQNQKECRGEGEESQNQSMCLSECSDEIDPESEMDTAQNNAPVLNSSTLEIMPHEVTVGG from the exons ATGGAATCTGAAAATGGGGTTACTGTGAAGGACGAGAGTTCTATTATTGAGAGAAAATATGTGGAAGAATCAGTTGTGGATTTGAAGAGAGAGGTTGAGGATGGTGGTAACGGTGAAGTTCCCACCATGAGTGGAAAACCCGACCCAGCCACAAAAATCAAAAGCCTTAAATCTTCTGGAGTGGTGGTCAAAGCCTCTGCAATGGTTCCTGCAAGTAAAACTTCAAAATCTATAAAG GAACCCGGAAATCTGCATGGTGGCTCCCCAAAGAACAATAGACTGGGAAAGGATAAACCCAATCCGATAGCCACAACTACATTTTCACGTAGTCAGAGATCAATCCTTACACAGAGTCTTTCCTTCCCATCAAGAGGGGTTCGTTCTGATGTTATGAACAAGAGCATCGAGGTGTACCCAGTGAAAAGAGATCAAGCCAAACACGCTCAAAGACAAGGGACTAAATCCCAAGCCTCAAGTGGAACAGTCACAAATACAATGAGTGGGGCACCTAGTCGGCGGACTTCTTTAGCATCCATGCCTACCATTAGACGCACTGTG CCTGGGAAGTATGCTTCTTTGAATGCAACTATTAACTGTCCTCCTGCTGAGGAATCCCT ATCAGTTAATCCAAATTTGAATCCTATCAAAGCAGCACTGCTTGTGAAAGAGGATGATGAGGCTCGTTCCACTACTTC AAGTGCTACTCCTCGCGGGACTCCTTGTGATCGGAGGAGCAGTGGTTCAGGATTTTCCTTCAAATTGGACGAACGAGCTGAAAAACGAAGGGAG TTCTTTTCAAAACTTGAAGAGAAGATTCAGGCAAAAGAAGTGGAAAGAACTAACTTGCAAGCAAAATCAAAG GAAAACCAGGAAGCCGAGATCAAGCAACTGAGAAAAAGCCTGACATTTAAAGCTACACCCATGCCCAGTTTCTACAAAGAGCCTCCTCCAAGAGCTGAACTAAAGAAG ATACCAACCACACGCGCAATATCTCCAAAGCTTGGAAGGCAAAAGGGCTCTGTGACCGTGACAAACAACTCTTCAGAAGGTGATGGGCCTGGCCTTAGCCCACGCCTGAACCCATCTCCAAAGCTCAAGAAGAACAAGAATTCTGTTACTGCAAACAACTCTTCAGAAGTTAGTGCATCTTGTCGTGGCCCACATCTTAACCGAGAACATAGTAATTCAAACAAAGGGTTACAGGCAGAATCTGATAAAAATGTTGTTGCTTCAAAGAAGACCATCAGGAAGTCCCAAACCAGGCTTCAGACTCAGGAAAGTGCAGTCACTAAAACTGAAAGAAAGCCTGCCAAATCTAAAACAGAGGACCCTGGAGAAGAGACCCAAAACCAGAAAGAATGCAGAGGAGAAGGTGAAGAAAGCCAGAATCAGTCCATGTGTCTTTCAGAATGCTCGGATGAGATAGACCCAGAGTCTGAAATGGATACTGCCCAGAATAACGCACCGGTTCTTAATTCATCTACCCTTGAGATTATGCCTCATGAAGTTACTGTCGGAGGTTAA
- the LOC109011890 gene encoding protein WVD2-like 4 isoform X1 produces MESENGVTVKDESSIIERKYVEESVVDLKREVEDGGNGEVPTMSGKPDPATKIKSLKSSGVVVKASAMVPASKTSKSIKEPGNLHGGSPKNNRLGKDKPNPIATTTFSRSQRSILTQSLSFPSRGVRSDVMNKSIEVYPVKRDQAKHAQRQGTKSQASSGTVTNTMSGAPSRRTSLASMPTIRRTVYQPGKYASLNATINCPPAEESLSVNPNLNPIKAALLVKEDDEARSTTSSATPRGTPCDRRSSGSGFSFKLDERAEKRREFFSKLEEKIQAKEVERTNLQAKSKENQEAEIKQLRKSLTFKATPMPSFYKEPPPRAELKKIPTTRAISPKLGRQKGSVTVTNNSSEGDGPGLSPRLNPSPKLKKNKNSVTANNSSEVSASCRGPHLNREHSNSNKGLQAESDKNVVASKKTIRKSQTRLQTQESAVTKTERKPAKSKTEDPGEETQNQKECRGEGEESQNQSMCLSECSDEIDPESEMDTAQNNAPVLNSSTLEIMPHEVTVGG; encoded by the exons ATGGAATCTGAAAATGGGGTTACTGTGAAGGACGAGAGTTCTATTATTGAGAGAAAATATGTGGAAGAATCAGTTGTGGATTTGAAGAGAGAGGTTGAGGATGGTGGTAACGGTGAAGTTCCCACCATGAGTGGAAAACCCGACCCAGCCACAAAAATCAAAAGCCTTAAATCTTCTGGAGTGGTGGTCAAAGCCTCTGCAATGGTTCCTGCAAGTAAAACTTCAAAATCTATAAAG GAACCCGGAAATCTGCATGGTGGCTCCCCAAAGAACAATAGACTGGGAAAGGATAAACCCAATCCGATAGCCACAACTACATTTTCACGTAGTCAGAGATCAATCCTTACACAGAGTCTTTCCTTCCCATCAAGAGGGGTTCGTTCTGATGTTATGAACAAGAGCATCGAGGTGTACCCAGTGAAAAGAGATCAAGCCAAACACGCTCAAAGACAAGGGACTAAATCCCAAGCCTCAAGTGGAACAGTCACAAATACAATGAGTGGGGCACCTAGTCGGCGGACTTCTTTAGCATCCATGCCTACCATTAGACGCACTGTG TATCAGCCTGGGAAGTATGCTTCTTTGAATGCAACTATTAACTGTCCTCCTGCTGAGGAATCCCT ATCAGTTAATCCAAATTTGAATCCTATCAAAGCAGCACTGCTTGTGAAAGAGGATGATGAGGCTCGTTCCACTACTTC AAGTGCTACTCCTCGCGGGACTCCTTGTGATCGGAGGAGCAGTGGTTCAGGATTTTCCTTCAAATTGGACGAACGAGCTGAAAAACGAAGGGAG TTCTTTTCAAAACTTGAAGAGAAGATTCAGGCAAAAGAAGTGGAAAGAACTAACTTGCAAGCAAAATCAAAG GAAAACCAGGAAGCCGAGATCAAGCAACTGAGAAAAAGCCTGACATTTAAAGCTACACCCATGCCCAGTTTCTACAAAGAGCCTCCTCCAAGAGCTGAACTAAAGAAG ATACCAACCACACGCGCAATATCTCCAAAGCTTGGAAGGCAAAAGGGCTCTGTGACCGTGACAAACAACTCTTCAGAAGGTGATGGGCCTGGCCTTAGCCCACGCCTGAACCCATCTCCAAAGCTCAAGAAGAACAAGAATTCTGTTACTGCAAACAACTCTTCAGAAGTTAGTGCATCTTGTCGTGGCCCACATCTTAACCGAGAACATAGTAATTCAAACAAAGGGTTACAGGCAGAATCTGATAAAAATGTTGTTGCTTCAAAGAAGACCATCAGGAAGTCCCAAACCAGGCTTCAGACTCAGGAAAGTGCAGTCACTAAAACTGAAAGAAAGCCTGCCAAATCTAAAACAGAGGACCCTGGAGAAGAGACCCAAAACCAGAAAGAATGCAGAGGAGAAGGTGAAGAAAGCCAGAATCAGTCCATGTGTCTTTCAGAATGCTCGGATGAGATAGACCCAGAGTCTGAAATGGATACTGCCCAGAATAACGCACCGGTTCTTAATTCATCTACCCTTGAGATTATGCCTCATGAAGTTACTGTCGGAGGTTAA
- the LOC109011889 gene encoding calcium-dependent protein kinase 26-like, giving the protein MGNNCVGSRSCPNYGLLQSISTSVWWSRTSDCIVSNKGITSGSSSVHNESEFHFPVVQNKPPATVKMVNGDTKLAEPLSHEEESKLSKPENREENTNKTGEPMRHEKESTKPTQPARSKQEDEQEVTDKQSRPRNKPFHVKRMASAGLQADSVLQTKAGHLKEYYNLGKELGHGQFGKTFLCVDKVTGKEYACKSIAKRKLLTKEDVEDVRREIQIMHHLAGLPNIVSIRGAYEDAVAVHVVMELCAGGELFDRIIQQGHFTERKAAQLTRTIVGVVEACHSLGVMHCDLKPENFLFVNEQEDSPLKAIDFGLSVFFKPGEVFSDVVGSPYYVAPEILCKHYGPEADVWSAGVILYILLSGVPPFWAETEKEIFEEVLHGDLNFSSDPWPNISESAKDLVRKMLVRDPRKRITAHEILCHPWIQVDGVAPDKPLDSAVLSRLKQFSAMNKLKKMALRVIAQHLSEEEIAGLKEMFKVIDADNSGQITFEELKHGLERFGANLNESEIHDLMHAADVDNSGTIDYDEFIAATLHLNKIERDHLFAAFSYFDKDSSGYITQDELQQACEEFGIEDSHLEEMIREVDQDNDGRIDYDEFVAMMEKGNTNLGKKDLHSGFSMGFREALTVC; this is encoded by the exons ATGGGAAATAACTGTGTGGGATCGAGATCTTGTCCCAATTACGGACTCCTCCAATCGATTTCGACTTCTGTTTGGTGGTCTAGAACGTCGGACTGCATTGTTTCTAACAAAGGAATAACCAGTGGATCCTCCTCTGTGCATAACGAATCAGAATTCCATTTCCCTGTTGTACAGAACAAGCCCCCGGCAACGGTGAAGATGGTCAATGGAGATACTAAATTGGCAGAGCCGCTAAGTCATGAAGAGGAGAGTAAATTATCAAAACCCGAAAACCGGGAggaaaatactaataaaacaGGGGAACCAATGAGGCACGAGAAAGAGAGTACGAAACCTACACAGCCGGCAAGATCAAAGCAGGAGGACGAGCAGGAGGTTACTGATAAGCAATCAAGGCCGAGGAATAAGCCTTTTCATGTGAAGAGGATGGCGAGTGCGGGGCTTCAGGCCGACTCGGTGTTGCAAACCAAGGCGGGCCATTTGAAGGAGTACTACAACTTGGGGAAGGAGCTTGGACACGGGCAGTTTGGGAAGACTTTTCTTTGTGTGGATAAGGTGACCGGGAAAGAGTACGCCTGCAAATCCATCGCTAAGAGGAAGTTGTTGACGAAGGAAGATGTGGAAGATGTGAGGAGGGAGATTCAAATAATGCACCATTTGGCGGGGCTGCCTAATATAGTTTCCATCCGAGGGGCTTATGAGGATGCCGTTGCAGTTCATGTTGTGATGGAGTTGTGCGCAGGGGGTGAGCTCTTCGATAGGATCATTCAGCAGGGGCATTTTACGGAAAGAAAGGCAGCACAGCTCACTAGGACTATAGTTGGTGTCGTAGAAGCCTGTCACTCTTTGGGTGTCATGCATTGTGATCTTAAGCCtgagaattttctttttgtcaacGAGCAGGAGGATTCGCCTCTTAAGGCTATAGATTTTGGATTATCAGTATTCTTCAAGCCAG GGGAGGTTTTCAGTGACGTCGTTGGAAGTCCATATTACGTTGCCCCTGAAATTTTGTGCAAGCATTACGGTCCAGAAGCAGATGTTTGGAGTGCTGGAGTGATCCTTTACATTCTTTTAAGTGGCGTGCCTCCATTTTGGGCCG AAACGgagaaagaaatatttgaagaaGTTTTGCATGGTGATCTTAACTTCTCATCAGATCCCTGGCCTAATATCTCCGAGAGTGCTAAAGATTTAGTTAGAAAGATGCTCGTCAGAGACCCAAGAAAGAGGATAACTGCGCATGAAATATTGT GCCACCCTTGGATTCAGGTTGATGGCGTGGCTCCAGACAAGCCTCTTGATTCTGCAGTCTTGAGTCGCTTAAAACAGTTTTCTGCAATGAACAAGCTTAAGAAGATGGCTCTTAGA GTTATTGCACAGCACCTCTCTGAAGAAGAAATTGCTGGGTTAAAAGAAATGTTTAAGGTGATAGACGCTGACAATAGTGGTCAAATTACTTTTGAAGAACTCAAACATGGACTGGAAAGATTTGGTGCCAATCTGAATGAATCTGAAATACACGATCTTATGCACGCT GCAGATGTTGATAATAGTGGCACAATTGATTATGATGAGTTCATTGCTGCAACATTGCATCTAAACAAAATCGAGAGGGATCACCTATTTGCagctttttcatattttgataaagATAGCAGCGGCTATATCACTCAAGATGAGCTTCAACAGGCTTGTGAGGAGTTTGGCATCGAGGATTCCCACTTGGAAGAAATGATTCGAGAAGTAGATCAGGATAAT GACGGAAGAATAGATTACGATGAGTTTGTAGCCATGATGGAAAAAGGCAACACCAACTTGGGTAAGAAGGATCTACATAGTGGTTTTAGCATGGGATTTAGGGAAGCACTTACTGTTTGTTGA